From one Henningerozyma blattae CBS 6284 chromosome 1, complete genome genomic stretch:
- the ORT1 gene encoding Ort1p (similar to Saccharomyces cerevisiae ORT1 (YOR130C); ancestral locus Anc_5.461) gives MERQDIKQLEAPTSVPTTPTFTSTTNDLLTETHSSGIVDNNAITDITNGSIAGAIGKTIEYPFDTIKVRLQTQGSKLFPTTWSCIKYTYQNEGIRRGFFQGISSPLCGAALENATLFLSYNQCSKLIENYTQFSPITNILISGGFAGSCASFVLTPVELIKCKLQISNIQNQTIASNLLMKSTSSAKNLKLHNTRIVPTIQTILKTNGISGLWQGQSSTFIRETIGGVVWFATYEIMKKTLKARDPTRTENKTWELLLSGGSAGLLFNASIFPADTIKSVMQTEQLKLKESIFKILATQGIPGFYRGLGITLIRAVPANAAVFYTYETLSKKA, from the coding sequence ATGGAAAGACAAGATATTAAACAATTGGAAGCGCCAACTTCTGTTCCTACTACTCCAACATTTACTTCTACCACCAATGACTTATTAACAGAGACCCACTCTTCAGGCATTGTTGATAACAATGCAATTACTGATATAACCAACGGTTCCATAGCTGGTGCCATTGGTAAGACTATTGAATACCCATTTGATACAATTAAAGTTCGATTACAAACACAAGGATCAAAACTGTTTCCCACAACATGGTCATGCATCAAATATACCTATCAAAACGAAGGCATTAGACGTGGATTTTTCCAAGGAATTTCCTCACCATTATGCGGTGCAGCTTTAGAAAATGCAACTTTATTTCTCTCTTATAATCAATGttctaaattaattgaaaattatacaCAATTTTCACCAAttactaatattttaatttctggTGGGTTTGCAGGTTCATGTGCCAGTTTTGTATTAACACCTGtggaattaattaaatgcaaattacaaatttccaatattcaaaatcaaaCCATTGCATCGAATCTATTGATGAAATCAACTTCATCTGcaaaaaatctaaaattaCACAATACGAGAATAGTACCAACCATTCAAACGATCTTAAAAACAAATGGTATATCAGGATTATGGCAAGGACAGTCAAGTACTTTTATTAGAGAAACCATTGGTGGTGTAGTTTGGTTTGCCACCTAtgaaattatgaaaaagaCATTAAAAGCTAGAGATCCAACAAGAACTGAGAATAAAACTTgggaattattattaagtgGTGGATCAGCAGGTCTCTTATTCAACGCTAGTATATTTCCAGCCGATACCATTAAATCGGTTATGCAAACAgaacaattgaaattaaaagaatcaattttcaaaatattggcAACACAAGGCATCCCAGGGTTTTATAGAGGGTTAGGAATTACATTAATTAGAGCGGTTCCTGCTAATGCTGCTGTATTTTATACATATGAAACACTTTCTAAAAAAGCTTAA
- the COI1 gene encoding Coi1p (similar to Saccharomyces cerevisiae YDR381C-A; ancestral locus Anc_5.459), protein MVNPFRKVGKTVLYVTLLGVGAVAISKTIIRSRRDSKFKPYAISGENQLGNKDEVKDYYNDIAHIKPGFPLPKDYSNDSKNDESDRNVQFTRKSEYEGGGLSVLSRKGGDKLGFWDRRRKD, encoded by the exons ATGGTAAATCCATTTCGTAAAGTTGG TAAAACAGTTTTGTATGTAACATTATTAGGGGTTGGTGCAGTGGCTATATCCAAGACTATTATTCGATCTAGAAGAgattctaaatttaaaccTTATGCAATTAGTGGTGAAAATCAACTTGGAAATAAAGATGAGgtaaaagattattataatGACATTGCTCATATTAAACCCGGATTCCCATTGCCCAAGGATTATTCTAATGATAGTAAGAATGATGAATCTGATCGTAATGTGCAGTTCACTAGGAAAAGTGAGTATGAAGGTGGTGGCTTGAGTGTATTATCAAGAAAAGGTGGTGACAAATTAGGCTTTTGGGATAGGAGGAGGAAGGACtag
- the YRA1 gene encoding RNA-binding protein YRA1 (similar to Saccharomyces cerevisiae YRA1 (YDR381W); ancestral locus Anc_5.458): MSAILDKSLDEIIGNNKRQAKNNSRRNNNGPRRTTKSFGHSRREHTGPSNRQQPVKRGPVNAAVRVAQLLNRSNRDAKVSVEGLPRDINQDAVKEFFASQVGGVQRVLLSYNERGNSTGMATITFRNGDAADRAVKKFNGAPIDGGRSKLKLNLIIDPNQQPTKSLSDRIKAVPRQQNMRQQVQNRSRQGRPQRNDRQQGPQGQQGRGPNKRVAMVKNRAPRQKREKPVKKSLEDLDKEMAEYFDEKK; encoded by the exons ATGTCTGCTATTTTAGATAAATCCTTAGACGAAATCATTGGCAACAATAAGAGACAAGCCAAGAACAACTCTCGTCGTAACAACAATGGTCCAAGAAGAACCACCAAATCCTTCGGGCATTCCCGTCGTGAACACACTGGTCCAAGCAACAGACAACAACCTGTCAAGAGAGGTCCAGTTAATGCTGCCGTTAGAGTTGCTCAATTGTTAAACCGTTCTAATAGAGACGCTAAAGTAAGCGTAGAAGGTTTGCCAAGAGATATTAACCAAGATGCCGTTAAA GAATTTTTTGCTTCCCAAGTCGGTGGTGTCCAAAGAGTTTTATTGAGTTACAATGAAAGAGGTAACTCTACTGGTATGGCTACCATTACTTTCAGAAATGGTGATGCTGCTGATAGAGCCGTAAAGAAATTTAACGGTGCTCCTATTGATGGTGGTAGATCTAAGTTAAAGTTGAACTTGATCATTGATCCTAACCAACAACCAACCAAGAGTTTATCTGACAGAATTAAGGCTGTCCCAAGACAACAAAACATGAGACAACAAGTCCAAAACAGATCCAGACAAGGTAGACCACAACGTAATGATAGACAACAGGGTCCTCAAGGTCAACAAGGCAGAGGTCCAAACAAAAGAGTCGCCATGGTTAAGAATAGAGCTCCAAGACAAAAGAGAGAAAAGCCAGTCAAGAAGTCCTTAGAAGATTTAGACAAGGAAATGGCCGAGTATTTCgatgaaaagaaataa
- the AFI1 gene encoding Afi1p (similar to Saccharomyces cerevisiae YOR129C; ancestral locus Anc_5.457) yields the protein MDTITRNIDYILIGEFDNKLGPIIKYQYPNGIPLDSKKYKQKRKKNFNSISGDQIVSSLLIPNNVENNLNINDYTMSKLYYNSSLNIYHFLPDQTESGNLNRNKKIIYLLNVVKSKADLNNSRGISIRSIAIAVNSTENNGKEGFAKLYPFIHLLSTLLDILFTIPSKGGDLKRFASNCFNLINSIDIDKIENFNSDSSLQNVLAVYNDNNNSFPLNITNHFLPVKAETSNQKVFYNHQSTLLLSTNLFSELELSNYYLNLNNFNNLTHLLLQSPKISTIILNIITKFNFNCFANLKSCRLLLYSSKLSYFEFNVIINILKNILIPFLRSSLKNSLITIPYLDITMIDDLKSFCFENNLENDEISLLMATTNQIFKHQKNLFNYYYDLDANILSNKSKLLSDSMKRFGSNNTLSSMRSLSRSNSLLFRRFSINDYSNQNSITYPDEDASSGSSTSLYKFGMNNNNNDSIFRIPSLPIINLNLLNKAIHFLKTSNQLNTIDPFSNIIVLKKISILQLTYLKYFYNLDSSNYNPKCLMSKYIEHFKDPIIFQDLLEASIFKSIELLLSLEKLLLKYFNQLDNFDITTYYSDLFDVLQNILTFLDTQTPSEFANDNLHDFVNTLIIYKSILPFTINNNIKYIDNKKQFLQNFNIQKLSMDDLFFQINELSRYPDILNNIHLNKDINNILIKPFMELLFLPLIITQKRKHSIKSRSTMHSQKDKPRHKNHSRSNNQTATNYSTKHSPTHSSIMSPLGSTNESISDSSAHFDIHSPIRLSTPSSSTSSSPDQQSKSQSSSTLKRSLSLKNILAATNSPQPSQSLKYNSTDNSETSANPKRSSTLIRKSLAITGLSSLTKTSSNSKLDSQTSTAPDAKLNCSKSSSISQSKRKNREAEIKKENTLINKINNVTLRVIYKIYSNQMGRHLVKRTIDSDTIKLYKN from the coding sequence ATGGACACTATAACGAGAAATATAGATTATATACTAATAGGAGAGTTTGATAATAAACTAGGAcccattattaaatatcaatatccTAATGGCATTCCGTTGGATTCTAAGAAATACAAgcaaaagagaaaaaaaaatttcaattccaTCTCTGGAGATCAGATTGTATCATCTCTCCTGATTCCAAACAATGTGgagaataatttaaatattaatgattataCAATGTCCAaactttattataattcatCGTTAAacatttatcattttttacCAGATCAAACTGAATCGGGGAATTTGAACCgaaataagaaaattatcTATCTGTTAAATGTCGTTAAATCAAAAGctgatttaaataattcaagaGGAATCTCTATTAGATCTATTGCAATAGCGGTTAATTCAACTGAAAATAATGGGAAAGAAGGGTTTGCAAAATTATATCCTTTCATTCACTTGCTTTCAACTCTATTAGATATCCTATTTACAATACCTTCCAAGGGAGGAGATTTAAAACGATTTGCCTCaaattgtttcaatttgattaattcaattgatattgataaaattgaaaatttcaattcgGATTCTTCCTTGCAAAATGTATTAGCTGtttataatgataataataattcctTCCCCTTAAACATAACAAATCATTTTTTGCCCGTAAAGGCTGAAACTTCAAATCAAAAAGTTTTTTATAATCATCAATcaactttattattatccacAAATTTATTCTCAGAATTggaattatcaaattattatttaaatcttaataatttcaacaatttgactcatttattattacaatcTCCCAAAATATCAAccattatattaaatataattaccaaattcaatttcaattgttttGCCAACTTAAAATCTTGTAGATTATTGttatattcttcaaaattgtCCTATTTCGAATTCAAtgtaattattaatattttaaaaaacattttaaTCCCATTCTTAAGATcatcattgaaaaattcattaattacAATCCCCTATTTAGATATTACAATGATTGATGATTTGAAATCgttttgttttgaaaataatttagaaaatgatgaaatatctttattaatgGCAACtacaaatcaaatttttaaacatcaaaaaaatttattcaattattattacgaTTTAGACGCaaatattctttcaaataaatctaaaCTATTATCTGATAGTATGAAAAGATTTGGTAGCAATAATACTCTATCGTCAATGAGATCATTAAGTAGATCGAACTCACTACTTTTTAGGAGGTTCTCTATTAATgattattcaaatcaaaattcaattacGTATCCAGATGAAGATGCTAGTAGCGGCAGTAGTACAAGTCTCTATAAATTTGGAAtgaataacaataataatgatagcATTTTCAGAATACCCTCATTACCCATAATTAacttaaatttattgaacaAAGCAAtccattttttaaaaacatctaatcaattgaatacAATTGAtccattttcaaatattatagtactgaaaaaaatttccattttacaattaacttatttaaaatacttttataATTTGGATTCCTCAAATTATAACCCCAAGTGTTTAATGTCCAAATATATCGAACATTTTAAAGATCCAATTATATTCCAAGATCTTTTGGAAGCTAgcatttttaaatcaattgaacTATTACTTTCATTAGAAAAgcttttattaaaatatttcaatcaATTGGACAATTTCGATATTACTACCTATTATTctgatttatttgatgtattacaaaatattttaaccTTTTTAGATACTCAGACTCCATCCGAATTTGCTAATGACAACTTACATGATTTTGTGAATAcacttattatttataagaGTATCTTACCTTTTACTATTAACAACAATATTAAgtatattgataataaaaaacaatttttacaaaattttaatattcaaaaattatcaatggATGATTTATTCTTccaaattaatgaattatcaaGATATCCAGATAtactaaataatattcatttgaataaaGACATCAACaatattcttattaaaCCATTTatggaattattattcctACCATTAATTATAACTCAAAAGAGGAAACATTCAATCAAATCACGTTCCACTATGCATTCTCAAAAAGATAAACCAAGACATAAGAATCATTCACGTTCTAATAATCAAACTGCTACAAACTACTCAACTAAACATTCACCAACCCATTCTTCAATAATGTCACCATTAGGCTCTACCAATGAATCAATCTCTGATTCTTCTGCGCATTTTGACATTCATTCTCCCATTCGTTTATCAACACCTTCATCTTCAACATCTTCATCACCAGACCAACAATCAAAATCACAATCTTCTTCTACATTGAAAAGATCATTATCcttgaaaaatatactcGCTGCGACAAATTCACCACAGCCTTCACaaagtttaaaatataattccaCTGATAATAGTGAAACTTCTGCAAACCCTAAAAGATCATCAACATTAATTCGAAAATCATTAGCAATTACTGGCTTATCATCCTTAACCAAAACATCTTCAAATTCCAAATTAGATTCTCAGACTTCTACAGCGCCAGATGCTAAATTGAATTGTTCTAAATCATCTTCTATTTCTCAatcaaaaagaaagaatagAGAAgctgaaattaaaaaagaaaatacgttaataaacaaaataaataacgTTACACTTCGAGTCATTTATAAGATCTATTCTAATCAAATGGGCCGCCATTTAGTTAAAAGAACAATTGATTCCGATACAATCAAACTTTATAAAAACTAA